In Lentibacillus amyloliquefaciens, one DNA window encodes the following:
- a CDS encoding CAP domain-containing protein, protein MKLIKTLFIPITAIMLLAACSPEYESHTDVDENQLPISATRTDSSSDGAGPGTQKIGFDEGTDNNSGFREGYPNDDFDGFNGQTHNRGPLSGNARDPGRIQDREIQERNRQRQNRLQPDEDQSEARHQTGEDQADTGNQSEQQSVPESNQTPQAQDEQSNKQPSSQLTMGEYAFKVIKLTNQKRSQHGLSDLKTSKPLSRVARKKSEDMQIKNYFSHTSPTYGSPFNMMKEFNVTFESAGENIARDQQSPRQVVNAWMNNEKHRENILDASFTHIGVGYSADGNYWTQMFIEK, encoded by the coding sequence ATGAAGTTAATTAAAACGCTCTTCATTCCGATAACAGCCATTATGCTTCTGGCGGCATGCAGCCCGGAATATGAATCACATACGGATGTGGATGAGAACCAGCTTCCAATTTCTGCGACACGGACAGATTCATCCAGTGATGGAGCAGGTCCGGGCACGCAAAAAATCGGGTTTGACGAAGGAACTGACAATAATTCCGGTTTCCGGGAAGGCTACCCGAATGACGACTTTGATGGGTTTAATGGCCAAACGCATAACCGGGGACCGCTCAGCGGAAATGCAAGAGACCCCGGCCGAATTCAGGATCGAGAAATCCAGGAACGAAACCGGCAAAGGCAGAATAGGCTGCAGCCGGATGAGGATCAATCGGAAGCCCGGCATCAAACGGGAGAAGATCAAGCAGATACAGGCAATCAATCGGAACAGCAATCTGTGCCGGAATCAAACCAGACCCCTCAAGCACAGGACGAACAAAGTAATAAGCAGCCTTCTTCCCAGCTGACCATGGGCGAATATGCTTTTAAAGTCATTAAATTAACGAATCAAAAACGAAGTCAGCACGGCTTGTCCGACTTGAAAACAAGCAAGCCATTGAGTCGGGTCGCGCGCAAGAAATCGGAAGACATGCAGATAAAAAATTATTTTTCCCATACAAGCCCAACTTATGGCTCTCCCTTTAACATGATGAAAGAATTCAATGTGACATTTGAATCAGCCGGAGAAAATATTGCCAGAGACCAGCAATCTCCGAGACAGGTCGTGAATGCCTGGATGAACAATGAAAAGCACCGGGAAAATATCCTTGATGCATCCTTTACTCACATTGGCGTAGGGTATTCAGCTGATGGCAACTACTGGACACAGATGTTTATTGAGAAGTGA
- a CDS encoding small, acid-soluble spore protein, H family: MDRYRAQEIINSITMINVNFHGFPVI, encoded by the coding sequence ATGGATCGGTACCGCGCACAGGAAATCATAAATTCCATCACCATGATAAACGTAAATTTTCACGGTTTCCCTGTTATTTAA
- a CDS encoding class I SAM-dependent methyltransferase, whose translation MLKDTGERVIPEKMKATDEMLMEHMARYYFAVEYVYGRVLDIASGTGYGTQLLAKKRKGIVDEVVGVDLETEAIKYAKGAYHHPNATFIEGDVTDSELPEKLGQFDCIVSFETIEHIADEEQFLANIYNLLKPGGKLILSTPFGKGRGKLCGSPFHVHQLSVDEFMGLFPDYASAVFYFQKGPLIEPANRTDDRHFPLGIAVCRK comes from the coding sequence ATGTTAAAAGATACCGGGGAGCGTGTCATCCCCGAAAAGATGAAAGCAACAGATGAAATGCTTATGGAACATATGGCAAGGTATTATTTTGCTGTTGAATATGTTTATGGACGTGTGCTTGATATTGCCAGCGGGACGGGGTACGGCACACAGCTTCTTGCTAAAAAAAGAAAAGGAATTGTCGATGAGGTCGTCGGGGTTGATCTTGAGACGGAGGCGATAAAATACGCAAAAGGGGCATACCACCATCCTAACGCCACGTTCATCGAAGGCGATGTCACAGACTCGGAACTGCCGGAAAAATTGGGACAGTTTGATTGCATCGTCAGCTTTGAAACGATTGAGCACATTGCGGACGAGGAGCAGTTTTTGGCTAATATTTATAATCTGTTGAAACCAGGCGGGAAGCTTATTCTGTCAACACCGTTTGGCAAAGGGCGCGGCAAGTTGTGCGGGTCGCCCTTTCATGTCCATCAGCTCTCTGTGGATGAGTTTATGGGGTTATTTCCTGATTATGCATCAGCGGTGTTTTACTTTCAGAAGGGCCCTCTGATTGAACCGGCTAATCGTACAGATGACCGGCATTTCCCCCTTGGAATTGCTGTTTGCCGGAAGTAG
- a CDS encoding immune inhibitor A domain-containing protein, producing the protein MKKGFILSAATALTLSLGLPVGAEQASNANAELQNQIPSSLGSPVDMGVANDEKLIEMLKEKGTISQDATPAEAEKALKKYLQTKANSGKKMKANEATAEDAQMKHNEKKNNNPLTNGKGNKLGHAKKNKVDSVDEETYNGDVREDKVLVLAIDFPDYSRNSIQPEETDMYYDDYTDEHFQNMIFGENGYEGPNGENLVSMKQYYEEQSGGSYTVDGEIAGWYTAENPATYYGGNYPTADGSDIRPRELVYEALVKASEDPNVDLSDYDVWDRNDYDGDGVYDEPDGIIDHLMVIHSGVGEEAGGGALGADAIWSHRWNLNSEGPVAVPGAESDSDRFGGVLGASDYTIEPEDGAAGVFAHEYGHDLGLPDEYDTQYTGEGEAVAYWSLMASGSWAGDVPGTEPPGMSPYAKEMLQTNHGGNWLSGTTIHADEITENGTSVLLDEGVTKGTNNDAVRVDLPEKENVLTTPASGENAYYGGKGNEMDNKMTATVDLTGATSATLDFDTWYNIESNWDFAMAQVSTDGGETWESLSSERTTDTIDPNGYPAIKENLPGYTGSSDGWIHESIDISDYAGQEIQIQFRSMTDWATNLDGIFFDNVAVTADGEEVFSDGAEDDSQFGLNGFVEHDGTYYTDHYYLLEWRTHNGVDEGLANIRRGDSLMTYGDGLVVWYVDESYDNNWTGQHPGDGFLGVVDADQRAVEWSDHSVGPTRYQLHDAAFTFEKTDKMYLDYLNLQNVTMKDNYTKRTPLFNDQADWSNPGLVDAGRNVPEYGLKFRVIGKSQDNTVGDVLLFK; encoded by the coding sequence ATGAAAAAGGGATTTATTCTATCTGCTGCAACAGCACTTACATTAAGCCTCGGACTGCCGGTCGGTGCAGAACAAGCGAGCAATGCAAATGCTGAACTGCAAAACCAAATACCTTCATCACTAGGCTCGCCGGTTGATATGGGCGTTGCCAATGATGAAAAGCTGATCGAGATGCTTAAAGAAAAAGGAACTATCTCACAAGATGCCACTCCGGCAGAAGCAGAAAAGGCACTTAAAAAATACTTACAAACCAAGGCAAATAGCGGCAAGAAAATGAAAGCCAACGAAGCAACTGCTGAAGATGCCCAAATGAAACATAACGAAAAGAAAAACAACAACCCGCTCACGAACGGCAAGGGCAATAAACTGGGCCATGCCAAAAAGAACAAAGTCGATTCGGTTGATGAAGAAACATATAACGGCGACGTGCGGGAAGATAAAGTTCTCGTTCTGGCAATCGATTTTCCGGATTATTCACGGAACTCCATTCAGCCGGAAGAAACGGACATGTACTATGATGACTATACCGATGAACATTTCCAAAATATGATTTTTGGTGAAAACGGCTATGAAGGGCCAAACGGTGAAAATCTGGTATCCATGAAACAGTATTATGAAGAACAATCAGGCGGAAGCTATACGGTTGACGGTGAAATTGCCGGCTGGTATACAGCGGAGAATCCTGCGACTTATTACGGCGGAAACTATCCGACAGCTGATGGCAGTGATATCCGTCCGCGTGAATTAGTATATGAAGCGCTGGTAAAAGCTTCTGAAGATCCGAATGTTGACTTAAGTGACTACGACGTTTGGGATCGCAATGATTATGACGGTGACGGCGTCTATGACGAACCGGATGGCATCATTGACCATCTGATGGTTATCCACTCCGGTGTCGGTGAAGAGGCTGGCGGCGGTGCACTTGGCGCTGATGCTATCTGGTCACATCGCTGGAACTTGAACTCAGAAGGACCTGTTGCTGTACCGGGAGCAGAGTCAGACAGTGACCGCTTTGGCGGTGTGTTGGGTGCCTCGGATTACACAATCGAGCCTGAAGATGGTGCAGCCGGCGTGTTTGCCCATGAATACGGCCACGACCTGGGGCTTCCTGATGAGTACGACACACAATATACTGGTGAAGGTGAAGCAGTTGCCTACTGGTCACTGATGGCAAGCGGCAGCTGGGCCGGTGATGTGCCGGGAACTGAACCGCCCGGCATGAGCCCGTACGCTAAAGAAATGCTGCAGACCAATCATGGCGGCAACTGGCTGAGCGGAACAACGATTCATGCTGATGAGATTACAGAAAACGGGACAAGCGTCCTGCTTGATGAAGGTGTTACAAAAGGAACAAACAATGATGCTGTCAGAGTTGACCTGCCAGAGAAAGAAAACGTCCTCACAACGCCCGCTTCCGGTGAGAACGCATACTACGGCGGCAAAGGCAATGAAATGGACAATAAAATGACAGCAACCGTTGATTTAACGGGCGCAACTAGCGCAACACTCGACTTTGATACCTGGTATAACATTGAATCGAACTGGGATTTTGCAATGGCGCAAGTATCAACTGATGGCGGCGAAACGTGGGAATCACTGTCCAGTGAACGCACGACCGATACAATCGATCCAAACGGTTACCCGGCCATTAAAGAAAATTTGCCTGGCTATACCGGCTCTAGTGACGGCTGGATCCATGAATCCATTGATATCAGTGACTATGCCGGTCAGGAAATCCAAATTCAGTTCCGTTCCATGACCGACTGGGCAACAAACCTTGACGGTATCTTCTTCGATAACGTTGCTGTAACGGCTGACGGAGAAGAAGTTTTCTCAGACGGCGCAGAAGATGATAGTCAATTTGGTTTGAACGGTTTTGTCGAACATGATGGAACCTATTACACCGATCATTATTATCTGCTTGAATGGCGCACGCACAATGGTGTTGATGAAGGTCTGGCCAACATCCGCCGCGGTGATAGCTTAATGACCTATGGCGATGGTCTTGTTGTCTGGTATGTTGACGAATCGTATGATAACAACTGGACAGGCCAGCATCCGGGTGACGGTTTCCTTGGCGTGGTCGATGCCGATCAGCGCGCTGTTGAATGGAGCGATCATTCTGTCGGACCAACACGTTATCAGTTGCATGATGCAGCGTTTACGTTTGAGAAAACCGATAAGATGTACTTGGATTACTTGAATTTGCAAAATGTCACCATGAAAGACAATTATACAAAACGCACACCACTGTTTAACGATCAGGCTGACTGGAGCAATCCCGGCTTAGTTGATGCCGGACGCAATGTGCCGGAATACGGCTTGAAATTCCGTGTTATCGGAAAAAGTCAAGACAACACAGTCGGTGACGTCCTGCTCTTCAAATAA
- a CDS encoding fatty acid desaturase, with the protein MSKQKQANLKKHVAAFAVSDKKASILQLINTILPFFLIWFIAYQSLSVSIWLTLALTVVAAGFVVRIFIIFHDCTHGSFFKNPKANRIVGTITGIITLFAFEKWKRSHAIHHATSSNLDKRGTGDVWVMTVEEYADASFWGRLAYRLYRNPIVMFGLGPFYLFLLSNRFNRKGAKRKERINTYIINASVAVIYGLLIWAIGWQAFLIIQMPIIFIAGSLGIWLFYVQHQFEDSYFENEDEWDFVKAAVDGSSYYKLPKIMQWMTGSIGFHHVHHLSPRVPNYHLEKAHESTPSLKKATTITLASSLKSIRFRLYDEASKSFVSFKEVKGLLRKRNRANTHLQEN; encoded by the coding sequence ATGAGTAAACAAAAGCAAGCTAATTTAAAAAAACATGTTGCAGCCTTTGCTGTATCTGATAAGAAAGCAAGTATCCTGCAACTTATCAATACGATACTGCCGTTTTTCCTGATCTGGTTTATCGCATATCAAAGTTTGTCTGTTTCAATTTGGTTAACCCTTGCACTTACGGTTGTCGCGGCAGGATTTGTCGTTCGTATTTTTATTATTTTCCATGATTGTACACATGGTTCCTTTTTCAAAAATCCCAAGGCAAACCGGATTGTGGGTACGATTACGGGAATCATTACGCTGTTTGCTTTTGAAAAATGGAAGCGAAGTCATGCGATTCATCATGCAACCAGCAGTAATCTGGACAAACGCGGCACCGGTGATGTGTGGGTGATGACGGTTGAGGAATATGCTGATGCTTCCTTTTGGGGAAGACTGGCTTACCGTCTTTACAGGAATCCGATTGTCATGTTCGGGTTAGGCCCATTCTATCTGTTTCTCCTATCGAATCGTTTTAACCGAAAAGGTGCTAAACGGAAGGAACGGATCAACACGTATATCATCAATGCTTCTGTTGCAGTCATCTATGGTCTGTTAATATGGGCGATCGGCTGGCAGGCTTTTCTCATTATCCAAATGCCCATTATCTTTATAGCGGGGTCCCTGGGTATCTGGCTGTTTTATGTCCAGCATCAGTTCGAGGATTCTTACTTTGAAAATGAAGATGAATGGGATTTTGTAAAGGCTGCGGTGGATGGCAGTTCCTATTATAAGCTGCCGAAGATTATGCAATGGATGACTGGCAGTATCGGCTTCCACCATGTACACCATTTAAGTCCAAGAGTACCGAACTATCATTTGGAAAAGGCGCACGAATCCACGCCGTCTTTAAAGAAGGCCACAACAATTACGCTGGCCTCCAGCTTAAAATCAATTCGATTTCGATTGTATGATGAAGCAAGCAAGTCATTTGTAAGCTTTAAAGAAGTAAAAGGGCTCCTGCGTAAAAGGAACCGGGCAAATACACATTTGCAGGAAAATTAA
- a CDS encoding sensor histidine kinase: MQNWYHIIPKNTGLSIYAWIIFCVLPFYFIFRTSGTWEIIFGILMIFLFFTAYRVSFLSKGWTVYLSVSIEMVISIVMTILLGYVYFALFLAFYIGNLQHKVRFITLYVVHLVTTIAAVTVGFFTQNDIFLSQLPFIAFSVIGVILLPITLYQRNKRERLESQLRDANQKLSQMAVLQERQRIARDLHDTLGQKLSLIGLKSDLSGKLIDVKPDKAKSEIDDIHQTARTALKEVREMVSDMKGTKLEDEMTRIQQVLKAANIEFHLDGSPQLKKTPPLVENVLSMCLKEAVTNVVKHSKAVTCHVTVEQTPEKVRIQVQDNGLGMTDHKDSYAENGLQGMRERLEFVNGRLAVASKNGTILTIQVPSVLHRTEQEGLS; this comes from the coding sequence ATGCAGAACTGGTATCATATCATTCCAAAAAATACGGGACTTAGTATTTATGCGTGGATTATTTTTTGTGTTCTCCCTTTTTATTTTATATTTCGGACATCCGGAACATGGGAAATTATTTTCGGGATTTTAATGATATTCTTGTTTTTTACGGCCTACAGGGTATCCTTCCTTTCAAAAGGCTGGACGGTTTATTTGTCCGTCAGTATTGAAATGGTCATAAGCATAGTGATGACAATATTATTAGGCTATGTTTACTTCGCCTTGTTTCTGGCGTTTTACATTGGGAATTTACAACATAAAGTACGTTTTATAACACTATATGTCGTCCACCTTGTTACGACGATTGCAGCTGTTACAGTTGGTTTTTTTACACAAAACGACATCTTCCTCTCACAGCTTCCGTTTATTGCCTTTAGTGTCATTGGTGTGATTCTCCTGCCTATAACCCTTTATCAACGTAATAAGCGGGAAAGGCTGGAAAGCCAATTAAGGGATGCTAATCAAAAACTTTCCCAAATGGCAGTCCTCCAAGAACGTCAGCGCATTGCCCGTGATTTGCATGATACATTGGGGCAGAAGCTTTCCCTTATTGGATTAAAAAGTGACTTGTCCGGCAAATTAATCGATGTAAAACCTGACAAAGCTAAAAGTGAAATCGATGATATCCACCAAACGGCACGGACAGCATTAAAAGAAGTCCGTGAGATGGTTTCCGATATGAAAGGCACAAAGCTGGAAGATGAAATGACCCGTATCCAACAAGTATTGAAAGCAGCCAACATTGAATTTCATTTGGATGGGAGCCCGCAATTGAAAAAAACACCTCCACTGGTGGAAAATGTATTAAGTATGTGTTTGAAGGAAGCTGTCACAAATGTCGTCAAGCATAGCAAGGCTGTAACTTGCCATGTGACGGTTGAACAAACGCCGGAGAAAGTGCGTATTCAGGTGCAGGATAACGGTCTCGGCATGACGGACCATAAAGATTCTTACGCAGAAAACGGCCTTCAAGGAATGAGAGAACGGCTGGAATTTGTGAACGGGCGTTTGGCTGTTGCATCGAAAAACGGCACAATACTTACCATTCAGGTGCCAAGTGTGCTTCATCGTACTGAACAGGAGGGCTTGTCATGA
- a CDS encoding response regulator transcription factor yields the protein MINIVIAEDQSMLLGALGSLLELEEDMQVVGKARNGEEALALVERNEPDICIMDIEMPVKSGLDTAEKLKDHPCKVIVLTTFARTGYFQRARKAGVDGYLLKDSPSEELASSIRTIMDGRRIYAPELIDMVYDNENPLTERETQVIKLIADGENTKEIASQLYLTNGTVRNYVSVILDKLEVTNRIEAISKAKEKGWLT from the coding sequence ATGATAAACATTGTGATTGCTGAGGACCAAAGTATGCTGCTTGGGGCTTTGGGGTCATTGCTTGAGTTGGAAGAGGATATGCAAGTTGTCGGTAAAGCCAGGAATGGTGAAGAAGCACTGGCATTGGTGGAGCGGAATGAGCCCGATATTTGCATCATGGATATTGAAATGCCGGTGAAAAGCGGACTTGATACAGCAGAAAAATTAAAGGATCACCCTTGTAAAGTGATTGTTTTAACAACGTTTGCACGTACAGGCTATTTTCAACGGGCACGTAAAGCCGGCGTTGACGGTTATTTATTAAAAGACAGTCCGAGCGAAGAATTAGCCAGTTCGATTCGCACGATTATGGACGGCAGGCGGATCTATGCACCCGAGCTGATTGATATGGTATATGACAATGAAAACCCGCTGACCGAAAGAGAGACACAGGTGATTAAACTGATTGCTGACGGTGAAAATACAAAAGAAATCGCAAGCCAACTTTATTTAACAAATGGCACTGTCCGCAATTATGTTTCGGTGATACTTGATAAATTGGAAGTGACAAATCGGATTGAAGCCATTTCAAAAGCGAAAGAAAAAGGCTGGCTCACATAA
- a CDS encoding D-glycero-alpha-D-manno-heptose-1,7-bisphosphate 7-phosphatase, which yields MSKGMFLDRDGVINEVLTNRVKFVNQPRDFHLLEGAGEAIRVFNDLGYYVFVVTNQGGIGLGYMQEAALTEIHHKMKSDLETFGASIDDIAYCPHKPHAGCPCRKPKPQMILDLAEKHQIDLYQSYMTGDRKPDIEAGKQAGVKTVLLGGRDDETTTPDAYFSDLLAFADWLKKQ from the coding sequence ATGAGTAAAGGGATGTTTCTTGATCGTGATGGTGTCATCAATGAAGTGCTGACGAACCGGGTCAAATTTGTCAATCAACCGCGTGACTTTCACCTGTTAGAGGGAGCCGGTGAAGCAATTAGAGTTTTCAATGATTTGGGCTATTACGTCTTTGTCGTAACCAACCAGGGCGGTATTGGACTGGGGTATATGCAGGAAGCGGCTTTGACAGAGATACATCATAAAATGAAATCAGATCTGGAGACGTTTGGTGCATCTATTGACGATATCGCCTATTGTCCGCATAAACCGCACGCCGGCTGCCCCTGCCGCAAGCCGAAGCCGCAGATGATTCTCGATCTGGCTGAAAAACACCAGATTGATTTGTATCAAAGCTATATGACAGGTGACCGGAAGCCGGATATTGAAGCCGGGAAACAAGCAGGTGTCAAAACGGTCCTCCTGGGCGGTCGGGACGATGAAACCACCACTCCGGATGCGTATTTTTCCGATCTCCTTGCATTTGCAGACTGGCTGAAAAAGCAGTAA
- a CDS encoding hexameric tyrosine-coordinated heme protein: MAYTQPSAEVRNKLRPEYAEHPDSLTMASHVVAVHFQTVAAANTENDKRKDLQRPNRKAGLAFWFKSPLQTRCERGNGI; encoded by the coding sequence GTGGCTTACACGCAGCCTTCAGCTGAGGTGCGAAATAAGTTGCGTCCGGAATATGCTGAACATCCGGACAGTCTGACAATGGCTTCGCACGTTGTAGCTGTTCATTTTCAAACAGTTGCAGCAGCTAATACTGAAAATGACAAACGGAAAGATCTGCAAAGGCCAAATCGCAAAGCCGGTCTGGCCTTTTGGTTTAAATCACCACTGCAAACGCGGTGTGAAAGGGGCAATGGAATATGA
- a CDS encoding CDGSH iron-sulfur domain-containing protein: MSEKATIKVNDNGPYLVKGEVEMVDAEGNVFETKKAFSICRCGHSSNKPFCDGTHRKVGFESEVRAD, translated from the coding sequence ATGAGTGAAAAGGCAACAATCAAAGTAAACGACAACGGACCTTATCTGGTGAAAGGTGAGGTGGAAATGGTCGATGCAGAAGGAAATGTTTTTGAAACGAAAAAAGCATTTTCCATTTGCCGCTGCGGCCATTCGAGCAATAAGCCGTTCTGTGATGGCACCCACCGTAAAGTCGGCTTTGAAAGCGAGGTACGTGCGGATTAA
- a CDS encoding SDR family oxidoreductase, which yields MKVLVVGANGQIGQHIVKQLHNNDKHTVRAMVRKEEQAEELKKNGVDAVIANLEGSKKSIVKAAKGCEAVVFTAGSGGSTGADKTLLIDLDGAVKSIEAAEEAGVDRFVMVSALQANNREKWNEKIKHYYAAKHYADRMLALSNLNYTVVRPGGLLTEEGTGNVTVAENLDERGSVPREDVARAVIVSLTEENTYKRGYDLVSGDTAIADALGDL from the coding sequence ATGAAAGTCTTAGTGGTAGGCGCAAATGGTCAAATTGGACAACATATTGTAAAACAGTTGCATAATAATGATAAACATACAGTTCGGGCGATGGTCCGGAAAGAAGAACAGGCAGAAGAGTTGAAGAAAAATGGCGTTGATGCTGTTATTGCCAACCTTGAAGGCAGCAAGAAATCGATTGTCAAAGCAGCAAAGGGCTGTGAAGCAGTTGTTTTCACTGCAGGCTCAGGCGGCAGCACCGGTGCTGATAAAACATTGCTCATTGATTTGGACGGCGCTGTCAAATCAATTGAAGCGGCCGAAGAAGCGGGTGTGGATCGATTTGTGATGGTGAGTGCATTGCAAGCCAATAACCGTGAAAAATGGAATGAAAAAATCAAGCATTACTATGCGGCCAAGCATTATGCTGACAGAATGCTCGCCTTAAGCAATCTGAATTACACAGTTGTGCGCCCGGGCGGCCTATTGACCGAAGAAGGAACAGGGAATGTCACGGTTGCCGAGAATCTCGATGAGCGCGGCTCTGTTCCGCGTGAAGACGTGGCCAGAGCAGTGATTGTCTCGCTGACGGAGGAGAACACGTATAAACGCGGGTATGATCTGGTCTCCGGTGATACGGCAATTGCTGATGCTTTAGGCGACCTGTAA
- a CDS encoding nucleoside hydrolase produces MSKKIIIDCDPGHDDAMAIILAASGVSDLQIEAIATVAGNVGVEKNTKNALRICDLAGLDDVPVAMGASRPLVREPFEASDVHGESGLDGTGLPEEPVKRLAEGHAVDMLIEKLMASDEKITLAPIGPLTNIAMAIRKEPQIVTKIREIVLMGGGTYGNRTPVAEFNIYADAEAAKIVFECGAPITMFGLDLTHQALATPDILEALQAIDNPVAAAVTDMVEFYAGAYKDNFAGAALHDPCPIAYLIDPSMVEFQPG; encoded by the coding sequence ATGTCAAAGAAAATCATAATCGACTGTGATCCAGGCCATGATGATGCGATGGCGATCATTCTGGCAGCTTCCGGTGTCAGTGATTTGCAAATTGAGGCTATCGCAACGGTAGCCGGCAATGTTGGTGTGGAAAAAAATACGAAGAATGCACTGCGCATTTGTGATCTCGCCGGCCTGGATGATGTGCCGGTTGCAATGGGAGCCAGCCGGCCGCTGGTAAGAGAGCCATTTGAGGCATCTGACGTACACGGCGAAAGTGGTCTCGATGGAACGGGTTTGCCGGAAGAGCCGGTCAAACGTTTAGCTGAGGGACATGCGGTTGATATGTTAATCGAAAAATTAATGGCATCTGACGAAAAAATTACCCTGGCACCAATCGGTCCGCTGACAAATATTGCGATGGCTATAAGGAAAGAACCGCAAATCGTCACAAAAATCAGGGAAATCGTACTGATGGGCGGCGGCACGTATGGCAACCGGACACCGGTAGCTGAATTTAATATCTATGCGGATGCTGAAGCGGCCAAAATCGTGTTTGAGTGCGGCGCACCGATTACAATGTTCGGACTTGATCTCACGCATCAGGCACTCGCCACCCCAGATATACTCGAAGCCCTGCAAGCGATCGATAACCCTGTCGCTGCTGCTGTTACGGATATGGTTGAATTTTACGCAGGTGCGTATAAAGATAATTTCGCCGGAGCCGCTTTGCATGACCCTTGTCCGATTGCTTATTTAATAGACCCTTCAATGGTTGAATTCCAGCCGGGGTGA
- a CDS encoding transposase, giving the protein MQLATVVREQTETSDYTKHDLLFKDLIQTFFKEFIDIFFPDVHRHIDYHHTRMLSEEMHTDLHDGGTRRLDVVVETKLKGEDSIIIIHVEPQSYRLPEFNERMFHYYNLLYNKYRKPIVPIAVLNPDKTRDEPVTFTQAFPFFHILNFLKLELRKKNWRDYIKSDNPAAAALLSKMCYTNEERVEVKKEFLRMLVRMQLNSAKEYLIYGFFESYLDLNEKEEEKLREEIGKIDDGVKVMELTISYEEKGKKEGKQEVAIEMLRKGASIQFITEVTHLEKQEIERLRKML; this is encoded by the coding sequence ATGCAATTAGCCACAGTGGTACGTGAACAAACAGAAACCTCCGACTACACGAAACATGATCTCCTATTCAAAGATCTCATTCAGACATTTTTCAAAGAATTCATCGACATATTTTTCCCGGATGTTCACAGACATATTGATTATCATCACACGAGAATGCTGTCCGAGGAAATGCACACAGATTTGCATGATGGTGGCACCCGCAGACTTGATGTCGTTGTTGAAACAAAACTAAAGGGCGAGGATTCCATTATCATCATCCATGTTGAACCGCAGAGTTACCGACTGCCGGAATTCAATGAACGGATGTTTCATTATTATAACTTGCTGTACAATAAGTATCGCAAACCTATTGTACCGATCGCTGTTCTTAATCCTGACAAAACACGTGATGAACCGGTTACCTTCACGCAGGCGTTTCCGTTCTTTCATATACTTAATTTTTTGAAACTGGAGCTCAGGAAAAAGAATTGGCGTGACTACATCAAATCAGATAATCCCGCCGCTGCAGCATTGCTCAGCAAAATGTGCTACACGAATGAAGAGCGCGTTGAGGTAAAGAAAGAATTTTTGCGGATGTTAGTGAGAATGCAGTTAAATTCGGCCAAGGAGTATTTGATATACGGCTTTTTTGAAAGTTACTTGGATCTAAACGAGAAGGAGGAGGAAAAATTGCGCGAAGAGATTGGCAAAATTGATGACGGAGTAAAGGTTATGGAGCTCACGATTTCTTATGAAGAGAAAGGGAAAAAAGAAGGCAAGCAGGAAGTAGCAATTGAGATGCTGAGAAAGGGTGCTTCAATCCAATTTATCACCGAGGTAACTCACCTTGAAAAACAGGAGATTGAGCGGTTGAGAAAAATGTTATAA